tgattgttccaacaaaattaattactttttattaaactgtgtaaaaaaaaaatcagaattaTCAAAGTGGGATGGAGGGAGTATTATATACATTGATATATACAACATTCATGAATTACATGCATTAAATAAACTATATTGTCATATAACAGTTTGTCTGTCAGCTAACTGGTAAGAAGTATTATTGTGGTGCAAACAAACAGGGGTACTATTGTACTTGGGAATTTGGATAAGGATAAGAAAAAAGAAGGGGAAAGATATTTTTGTTGAAAGGttggaaaggaaaaaatgaagaggaGTAGCTGTACGATATTTAGACATCAAAGAATTCGTGATTTGTaacaattaatttctgtttCCATATTTTGGTTCATTGTCTAATAAAAAGTTTTGATGTTAATGATAGAAATGTCTTCTTTCaccatctcttcttttcttagaaaaaagaaaaacaatattacaaagttaaaaaaacaaatatgaaataaaaagataagattTTAAGATCTAGGATAAAATAACCATACATAACTTTGCCAAATGTGTatcattactatagttgatgtttAGTTCGTCGACTCTTTTGGAatggaatataataaatatattataaatcacattgtaaatgatagttattggctatttgtaaatgggatataagaaattttcactaattaaatatattagtaaatttagtctaactgattaataatttccattagtaaacatgtataattattagtataattgataatattaattatattacataaattaatatacattatataatacatataactaataataatattattataagtttgtaactaataaaattaaatataaatgtacaaatgttatagtataaatatataattataattatataatatatacaaatattttatataaatataatatatattacatactaaatatagttattattatatttaaaataataattataattataataataaaacttattaatattacatacatgtatatattgtagttatatgcacatataatatacatttataaatatacgtatatattataaatatattattatataatattaataaatttataatatatattacataaaataattataatatatagtTATATAAtgtaataatatcattattataagtttgtaactaactaaattaaatattatatatataattaattataattatacaaatgttataatataaatatataattataattatataatatataaatattaattgtactaatattttatataaatataatgcaaATTAATTAGATAtagttattatatattattatatttaaaaaataaaaataaatataattatataatttattaatatcacatatatgtatttattataattatatgcacatataatatacatttataaatatacatatatattataaatatattattatataatattaagaaatttataatatatactctataaatataattatatttaactaaataattataatatatatttatataatatactaatattataataaaatatataattataatatgttatatatatgtatatattataatataaatataaatatataatatatataaatattaattatactaaatattatgtaattataagattttggaatcacacatgggttttggacaaaacccaccATTTTACTAAGGAATGGAGGGAtgccaaatttttaaaaatcattccaaaattttaatttccatATCAGTGAATCAAACACCAATTATGAAGTTTATTCCATTACTTGATTCCGATACCCTTTTACCAAACGCCCCCTTAGGCTCCGTTTGATaacactgaatctgaattctgaatactgaatactgaaataattaatttgctgaattttaagcactgaaaagagatatatgaatgtctgaatcttaatgctgaatctatttatagtgtttgataaatattcataacttaatgcttaataagttaaattgtacaattttacccttctatcttttaatccaaaaaggaaatagaacttatgatttaattaacttaaaattgttaagtatgaaaatgacaatgattGTGAAGAGCAATGCATACAATGACAATATTTCTTTGTATGGGAAAAGAGTATGGTTTCATCATTTTGAAAATGGGAAAACAAGCTTTTAATACTCCAAAAGCACGTTcaattacatttctcaatcttgCATGTGCTTGGTTAAAGCGTTTTTCTTTTGATCTTGGACGAGAAGCATTTTGAAAATTAGACAACCAATATCTAATATTTCGATATGGTGTCATAAAGCCACGTGTGTGTGGATAAGCTGCATcacataaataatatttatctgcacaaaaatatatatatcaaaataaaaatgtttgtggatgaaaattactgcaaaaaaaaaaatactattgttaaaaaaaatttttgaatagagaatatcaggttgttttgtcgaattagataaggattttgaatagggaatattaggttgtttaattagataaggaatttgaatgtaattaacaaataGGGATATATTTGAtagataagataaagtagttgaagtaaatctcttgattcttatcaaattaagcattcaactacgattcttgtgctgaaaaaaatacatacaaattcagcaccacttaataagttcagcaggtgaatttttatttatcaaacacctacgacatctgaatgtctgaatgaattcagtttcaacacttttttatgttatcaaacaggtacttaggctccgtttgataacactgaatctgaattctgaatactgaaataattaatttgctgaattttaagcactgaaaagagatatatgaatgtctgaatcttaatgctaaatctatttatactgtttgataaatattcataacttaatgtttaataagttaaattgtacaattttacccttctatcttttaatccaaaaaggaaatagaacctataatttaattaatttaaaattattaggtatgaaaatgacaatgattGTGAAGAGCAATGCATTCAGTGACAATGTTTCTTTGTGTGAGAAAAGGGTATGATTTcatcattttgaaaatggaaaaacgAGCTTTTAATACTGCAAAAGCACGTTcaattacatttctcaatcttgCATGTGTTTGGTTAAAgcgttcttcttttgattttggaCGAGAAGTATTTCGAAAATCAGATAACCAATATCTAATATTTCGATATGGTGTCATAAAGCCACATGTGTGTGGATAAGCTGCATcacataaataatatttatctgcacaaaaaaatatcaaaatataaatgtttgtggatgaaaattactgcaaaaaaatactattgttaaaaaaaaattttgaatagaaaatatcaggttgttttgttttattagataaggattttgaatagggaatattaggttgtttaattagataaggattttgaatgtaattaacaaacatggatatatttggtagataaaataaagtagttgaagtaaatctcttgattcttatcaaattaagcattcagctacgattcttgtgctgaaaaaaatacatacaaattcagcaccacttaataagttcagcaggtgaatttttatttatcaaacacctACAACATCTGAATGTTTGAATGAATTcaatttcagcactttttttatgttatcaaacaggcaCTTAGTCTTTCAAACTCTTCCTTGAGAGTTTGGTGTGGCGACCGCAACTAAACAGAGGATGGGCTCTCTCATGGCCCAAATTGTCGCCGAAGTATGTTTCCACAAAGTATCCAAATTTCAAATCATCAAATGCTAACAAGCAGAAACGAATAAAAAACTATGGGCCTTAAACTTGTTAGCTATGATGGAATCAAGGCAAACTTTGTTGGGCTCATCACGCTAGATTCACTTCTTTCGTAATTCCTGTATAAGAATTAGACGGGCTACCTGAAGGCAAACCAAAAGGCCCACAAACTTTGAGCAATGGCTGTGTATGAGACATGCTTATGTCCAAATTCCAAAGCCCAAAAAAAGACCTCATTTGGATGgttattttggtaaataaaaTCTCTGCCATCACGATTGGTAATGTACCAGATCTCACTACTGTCTCGAAGACAATTTTTATGCCAATCTCATGGTTAAAATGAGTTTGAATTTGCAGTTAATGGTCaatttattttgcattcctcTAAATCCCCTTTAAGTTTATGTTATTAACAAATATAAgggtgtttctttttttttaaaaaaaaattaaatggatTCGACTCTGGTTATTACTGTAGGTCAGGACATGATCCTATTTTTATGCTAATCTTATGGTTAAAATGAGTTTGAATTTGCAATTAAAAGTCACTCTATTTTACATTCCTCTAAATCCACTtgagtttatgttatttttccttttgatgAAAAAAAAGTTTGGACAGATTCGACTCCGATCACTCTCATTAGTCAGGACATATTGTTGGAACCATACGTCGCTTATGAAAGTTCTTACACATTACTCACCCACACAACCCTTAATCACATCAATAGTATAATTTAAATACAtgatcttttgtcaaaaaagtGGCTCGTCCTTGTCATTTGATTAACTTGTGTTGGCAGGTGCTTCTTAGCATTGTAGCAGTATAATAGTAGTGTTTGGAtactaaattttttcaaataatatttcgcttatATCATAATCACATTTCCTAAtttacctttttatatttttaattatctttttatcttacatatatcacatcacaaaaagtgatacagtaattattttaaataatatttcaaataataaaagatTATATGCCGTTACATTGGTGTTTGGATAAACTTGTctgtgaaataaaaaagaataatatataaaaaaaatttcataaacCTATTATTGGAAAACTCTACCGGGCAATGGAAGTAATCCGGATAAATACCCCCGAAAAGTGCAAAAGAGTGATTCTCCCAATAATGAAATGGGTCCAATGTGATTAGCCAGGGATACGGTGGTGGAGATGTCACGAGATGAGATCAAAAGCCACTTTGTTGGATTGCATGCACGGCATGGCCATTTTCTGCTGGTTCCTACTTGTCCGCTTCTCTTCTTTAAATAATCATATCATCTGCTGTTACAATTCCATGGTATTGGTAGCAATATGTTTGTTTACTTCCCATCAAGAAAGTATGGCATCCGTGAGAGACAGCTTCTTGTTGAGAAATGACATTAGGTTTGGAGCAAGTGACCAACCAAgaccttttccctttttctttcttttttttttttttcttgtttggctAGTTCATAGATTAGACATCTAACCTTTCATATATGCTTTTAATCtttgtttgaatttggattcgGAACAATAATAgatctgtttggattgtaaattatttgagatatttttactgtaacactttttgtgatgtgatgtatgtgagataaaaagataattgaaaagataaaaaagtgtgttgaaaattgtaatgataatagtgggagtgtttggataccaaaattattccaaataatatttcgcttgcatcacaaacacatttcccaacctacctttttatattctcaatcacctttttatctcacatatatcatatcacaaaaagtgctacagtatttatttcaaataatacactatccagACAAACccatgtaagcaaataaattttaataaataatcctctatccaaacaaacctaaaTTATATGTTTTCCCAATGGGCACTTATTAGTCGGACAACTAATTAGTGTTTAACAGTGTATGACGTACCAATGTTATTATCAAGATTTTGACGGATGGAAAAgttcggttttttttttttgaaagacaaaaggaaaaaaaaaaaaatcgtgttTGGACGTTCAGATTTACAGCCAGAACGTGAATGGTGTAATTGTTGATTTATAGCTTTTGAAATAGACATCGGAAAATGTCATGGTTGCCTATGGCCTAACCTTCATGATTAATTTTGAACATAAACCATAGTAATGATGAATGTACGCCAAAACGACACAAAATGATCAAATCAAAATCATGAGACCATCAAAACATTATTATACGAGGGGAGAGAGTGATTCTTTTTCTTCTGCAATTTGCCAGGCAAAGAGCTCTACTGAGGTGGTGGTTTAAAATGGTAATTAAAGCCCTTAGGTATAATAGAAGCCTCTCCCGAGGTTTTATAGAAATTTCACTGATTTCCCTTGAGATTTTAGAAATTACACTGACTTTCTCTTATTAGAAATTTGGACTCTGTTGCTTATATAAGATATAGAGGAAGTACTGATTTATCCtaagactaaaaaaaaaaaaaaactttattaCAAATGgatatttaacaaaaaaaaggtTAGAGCactaaataaatgaaattaactaattaaaccAGAATGATGACATTTATTTAATCTCAAATTAACAGTCGTAATTACAGTAACAAATGGCATTAATTGCTATCCTAATATGGtgcgatattttttttttattgatatcACTTGACTTAGACAAGGACTTTATGAGCAAGAGAAATAGAAGGGTTTTTCTGGACGACTTGTTTTATTGAATCTTGTGTCGAGACAAAATTTATTCATGCTTTTCTGCTGATTTGTTACTCCCATGTATGTTTTTTGTACCAATACTTTACTTTCACCTCACTAACTACAATAGAAAGGGTAATTTTTTTTACTCCATATTTAGATCCTTATATTGATAATCTAATAGCTATATAGACCTAGTCGTATCCTTTACGTGTAGTTGTAAAGGACAGAAAATATAGCTGTTGCACTTTGCACTAGCTATTGTAAAAGATTATTGTTGCTTCTCGTTGCTGCTTCATTTTCAATTTCACTTATACTccttaatttttgttaattgcTTCATTCTTTACTAATGCAACTTGAAAACAATTAGAAAAGGGCATACATGGAACAAATTTATCATCTCACTTCTCAAAACACTTTTTTATGGTATTTTTTCATGACGTGGACCTATTAGGTTATCAAAACGTTTAGTTCAAGGAAGGCTAGTATAATCTCTAATATTTCAGGGGAGAATAGTGAAAGTGTCAAAAATTttagggaggtttctgaaattgtaCCAAGCCCATAACACGGGTTGCATTTTTTAACAGAGCTCTGGTACTGTGCTCCCGACATTCTCATCCAAGCCTTGAAAGTCAAACTGTCAAAGATCCGATTGAAGATTCCAAGAGTCCAGTGTCCACCCTAACCTAACGTCCCCATaacacgttttttttttttttttttggttttgagcaagaaatggaaagggatttttcatcaaaaaaaaaacctctatattttttgtaatatattttttaataatattttatttcatatatatcaaatcattatagtatattttctataaaaatttcaaaaaattacaatccaaacacgatcgaaatattttattaacatatgcaaaaagagtttgtTCAAAAGGAAAGGTCCTTATCTACATCAGTATAATTCCATTAACTATTTACAcaattaaaacattaaagtgaGAGTCCCCCTTCTAAACGAGTTGGTTACTACATTAACTTTATATTcttataaaaattttaacttGCAATTAACTTAGAAGGTGACCATGCCCTTTAgaacagaaaaataaataacaccaATCTCTCTGTAACGATACGATCATTTgatttattgaaattgtaaaactttattaccaaaaaaaaagaaagaatagtTACAATATGGAAAgttcaaattgtctaaaaattgtcaaagaaaatttagtgaaaTGAGTTCCAAAAACAGTTGATAATTTGAATAAATTAAACCTTGTCACGAAGGTTTTAAATGCAAGAGAAGGGACGATCATTCTATCTTGCATTTATGTGAAAATTTTGTACATTACAATTATTTCCCTATCTTGCATTTATGCGAGAAATTTGTATGTCCTGATTATAACTTATAAAATGCAGAATTACCATTTGATAACTCCATCTAACAAATATTATTAATTACGTCTTAcaattctctatttttttttctttttttttttgggttatatATATGGATACACAAATGGTGGGCCACCGGCTGCTGCGCCTGCATTATTTTCTATTTATGTGACATTAATTTAAGAGTTAAGACATATGTCTGGATTAGACTTTCGCTTGTTCTCTTTGACTTCACTTCCACAGTTCACACTCTTTAACAACAAAATCCTCGAAGCCAAAGGTTCTCCGGCGAATTCTCTCCACTGACTCCGACGACTTCCGTTCCCATTTCCGGCGACAATGCAACCAAATCTGCAGTGGATTCAACCTTCCAACTAGGCCACATCTCTCTTACATAGTATTCCCTCTTTCACTCTGGcaacaaaggaaaaaagaaaaacgccACATTATTGTATTTTGCTCAGTTGTTTTGAAGTGTTTGAAACATGGATTCTCATTTTCTCTGCATTTAGTTCCATCCCAGAAGAAGTTGTACGCATTTTTACTGGTTTAACTACATTCTTCACACTGATTCTTCACTTATTTTTGCCTGCAGTTTCTCCTTTGAACGTAAAAATTTGATCTTGCACAAATGCTCTTTTCAATGGGCCATTGGCCTAATTTGGGTTTAAGTTTTGAAAAAGTTACAGTTTTTAGTACAAAGAATGTTGTGTAAAGCTgcaatttttgtaaaaattacCATCAATGACCAACCAATAAAGTAGAttagtcttttgttttatgtgtTGACTTGTGATAATATCTTCAtgtatattctttttttttttcttttgtgataTCAATATCATATGGTTTCAGTAGTCCTTGATCTTTACAACTTTGAATACCTGTAAAACACTTCTTCTTGTCTGTTTGAGGTTCACGAAGTGATTGCATAAGCCTTTAGGCTCATAATTTTGACCAGCATTGGGTCCCATTTGAACCAAGATTTCaacaccaggcccaatcaaatCCATAAAATAAATGTatgttgaaatgcatttgtggaATACATGGTGGTCCAGGATTGAATTTTTTAGGTCATGAGCTCTTTGGTGTAATCATCATCTGTGGGTTCATTTGTTTCTAACATGTTAATTTTTCAACTAGGACCAAACCAGTGTTGTATCCCTGGCTGCATACAAGCTCTTGCCAATAGAAGCATCTACCAGAGTTGTCCTGAAGCTTGAGGACTGTGAATACCTTTTCAGGTATCATATTCTAAAATGTTGCAGTCTATTTTCTATCGTTCTACATCTTTCATTCAACTACATGTGCCTTTGGTTTAAATATTGACTAAGTTAACAGAAACCTAAATTACAAGACTTTTTGATTCCTCTACCCAATAGTTCTACAAAATTACTTCAGTCCTTTCAAAATGATAAAGACAGTTTAGAATACTCTTCCCTATGGCGAAATGATAGCCATTTCTTTCTGCTTGTCTTTTCCAAGCAACTACAGGTTTCCTCGTGTTTCAAAGCTTAGCAATTTTGTTAGCTTAATTGTTGCCCTGTTAGATTTGAATCATTGCTTCTTGTTCTGCGGCAGCTGGATGTGGTCCAATTCTGTTGCTATCTTCATCTTTGAGCATATGCAGATATGCTTAGACAAGCAAAATTGATCTTCAGTACAGCAGTCCAGCTCTGTGTTTCTCTTACCCTCCTCCTTAACTTTGTTGTCAGTTCAGAAATCCAACTAGGCTCCAAAATCTCGGTAGAAGATAACAACTTTTGGGTCTCCTCCAATGGGGATTTTGCAATTGGATTTTTTAGTTATTTCAACCTATATAAAGTTGGCATTCACTTTAATTCAAGTTCGATCCCTATAGATAAGCAAACAGTGGTTTGGGTGGCTGGAGCAGACCTTAAAGTTGGTAACAAGTCATATTTCCAGCTTGATGAGAGTGGGGAATTGTTTCTTTTTGATTCTGACACTGGAATAACTGCTTGGACAAGCAAAACTAGTAATGCATCTGTCGTATCAGCTCTTCTTCGTGACGATGGTAATTTTGTCCTGCTGAACAAACAAAAGATCACTGTTTGGCAGAGTTTTGATAATCCCTCTGATACACTTCTCCCAGGCCAGAATTTCTCTGCTTCCCATGTACTCCGGCCTCCTAGTAACAGTCCTGTTTCAAGCTATTACAGTCTTTATATGGGTGACTCTGGTCAATTGCAACTTAGGTGGGAAACTAGCATCATTTACTGGACCAGTGGGAATCCATCCCAGTCAGCTCATCGAGCAATACTTAGTGCTGATGGAACACTGCAATTAATTGACCAAACATCCAAGTCTATTTGGTCCATTTTTGGAGACGACCACAATGATTCGAACGTACATTTTCGGTTTCTTAGGCTGGATGCTGATGGAAATCTTCGGTTGTACTCTTGGCAAAATGCTTCAAGCTCATGGAGATCTGTTTGGCAAGCTGTCAACAATCAGTGTGATGTATTTGCAACTTGTGGCGTCCATGGCATTtgtgtattcaacgagtctggCTTACCAGTTTGCAAATGTCCATACATGCCAGCTGGTGAGTTTAACTCAAAATGTTTGGCTTCCTCTGATGAAAATTGTGATTCTGGTTCTTCCCTGATTCTGTATGAGCATACTTTTCTATATGGAATTTACCCGCCTAACGATACAATTGTGCATACCAACCTGCAAGAATGTAAAACCTTGTGTGAGAAAGACCCACGTTGTACTGCTGTAACCTTCATAAACAATGGCACTCCACAATGCCGAATAAAAAACACTAGATATATGAGTGGCAAGTCTGATCCTTCATTGGGTTCTATATCTCTGATAAAGACATGTTCAGATCCTGTTGCAGTTTTACCTCAATCCCCTGAATCTAAACTTATTCAAAAGTCATTGCGGAAAATCTGCATTCCTTGTCTTATTGGAGTTGCTGCAGGAACATTTGGCATAATTCTTGTGATCCAACTTTGTGCTGGATTCTACTTTTTGAGGAGAAGAAAATATATCAGGAAGAAAACTGATTTTAGTAATGTGGATCCTAATACCGGAGGTTGTATCATGTTATCATATGCTGAGATTACTGAGCTGACAGAGAATTTTAAGCTCAAGATTGGTCCCAAGGTGTTCAAAGGTGTACTTCCAGATAAACGACCAGTTGCAATCAAAGATTTGGCTACAAGCATTGAAGAAAGGAAGTTCAGGAGTGCAGTTTCTAAAATAGCAAGTATATTTCATAAGAATCTGTTAAAGTTGGATGGTTACTGTTGTGATTCAAGCAACAGGCTCTTGGTCTATGAATTTGCAAAGAACGGCTCACTTGGAGATTGTTTGGAAGATCCAAAAATGTGCAAGAGATTGACATGGAGAAGGAGGATAAGCATTTGCTTAGCAGTGGCAAGGGCTATTTATTACTTGCATACAGGATGTAGAGTTTACGTAAGTCACGGGAATTTAAAATGTGAAAATGTGCTTTTAGATGATAACTTTGAAGTCAAGGTGAGTGAATTTGGGTTGCAGACTTTTCTTAGTGAAGAATCAGACACCGAACAAACTGCAGAGGCAGATGTTAGAGATTTTGGGAAGATgttggtgaaaataatgagTGGAAGCCAAAATGCAGACGATGCTTGTGAATGGGCATATGAAAAATGGCTAGCTGACCAAAGCTACGAAATAGTTGATAGTCGATTGGAAGGAAGTGTGAGTTCAGATGAGTTGCAACGAGCATTGAGAATTGCATTCTGGTGCCTGCAAGCTGATGCACGGATGAGA
The Coffea arabica cultivar ET-39 chromosome 6c, Coffea Arabica ET-39 HiFi, whole genome shotgun sequence genome window above contains:
- the LOC113691345 gene encoding G-type lectin S-receptor-like serine/threonine-protein kinase SD3-1, which gives rise to MLRQAKLIFSTAVQLCVSLTLLLNFVVSSEIQLGSKISVEDNNFWVSSNGDFAIGFFSYFNLYKVGIHFNSSSIPIDKQTVVWVAGADLKVGNKSYFQLDESGELFLFDSDTGITAWTSKTSNASVVSALLRDDGNFVLLNKQKITVWQSFDNPSDTLLPGQNFSASHVLRPPSNSPVSSYYSLYMGDSGQLQLRWETSIIYWTSGNPSQSAHRAILSADGTLQLIDQTSKSIWSIFGDDHNDSNVHFRFLRLDADGNLRLYSWQNASSSWRSVWQAVNNQCDVFATCGVHGICVFNESGLPVCKCPYMPAGEFNSKCLASSDENCDSGSSLILYEHTFLYGIYPPNDTIVHTNLQECKTLCEKDPRCTAVTFINNGTPQCRIKNTRYMSGKSDPSLGSISLIKTCSDPVAVLPQSPESKLIQKSLRKICIPCLIGVAAGTFGIILVIQLCAGFYFLRRRKYIRKKTDFSNVDPNTGGCIMLSYAEITELTENFKLKIGPKVFKGVLPDKRPVAIKDLATSIEERKFRSAVSKIASIFHKNLLKLDGYCCDSSNRLLVYEFAKNGSLGDCLEDPKMCKRLTWRRRISICLAVARAIYYLHTGCRVYVSHGNLKCENVLLDDNFEVKVSEFGLQTFLSEESDTEQTAEADVRDFGKMLVKIMSGSQNADDACEWAYEKWLADQSYEIVDSRLEGSVSSDELQRALRIAFWCLQADARMRPSMGEVVKVLEGTLSVDIPPPLFSHCHSRTSSEGKLESNAESG